From one Streptosporangiales bacterium genomic stretch:
- a CDS encoding LysE family translocator produces MDSHLVLGFVVAGALLSIVPGQDMMFIISNGVVGGRRAGVLSAVGMSTGMAVHAVAAALGLTALLAAAPAALQVIRWAGAVVLLYLAVSTWLASRRRLLAPVAADVLPRRSLGRTYVMAVLTNVANPKVIVFYLAFVPQFLTTGAGAWPVATQLLVLGGLFIVVGLAVDATAGLLAGLASEQIRRHRRVHVWLERASAAVFGALAVRLVADTR; encoded by the coding sequence GTGGACTCTCATCTCGTACTCGGATTCGTCGTCGCCGGAGCGTTGCTCAGCATCGTGCCCGGTCAGGACATGATGTTCATCATCTCCAACGGTGTCGTCGGCGGACGCCGTGCCGGAGTCCTCTCGGCCGTCGGCATGTCGACCGGCATGGCCGTGCACGCCGTCGCCGCGGCACTCGGTCTCACCGCGCTGCTCGCGGCGGCACCGGCCGCGCTGCAGGTGATCCGCTGGGCGGGTGCGGTCGTCCTGCTCTACCTGGCCGTCAGCACCTGGCTCGCCAGCAGGCGCAGGCTCCTCGCCCCGGTCGCCGCGGACGTGCTGCCGCGGCGTTCGCTCGGCCGCACCTACGTGATGGCCGTCCTCACCAACGTCGCGAACCCGAAGGTCATCGTCTTCTATCTCGCGTTCGTGCCGCAGTTCCTCACCACCGGCGCCGGCGCCTGGCCGGTCGCGACCCAGCTGCTCGTGCTCGGCGGCCTGTTCATCGTGGTGGGTCTGGCGGTCGACGCGACCGCCGGGCTCCTCGCGGGCCTGGCGTCGGAGCAGATCAGGCGCCACCGCCGGGTGCACGTCTGGCTCGAACGCGCCTCCGCCGCCGTCTTCGGCGCCCTCGCCGTACGCCTGGTCGCCGACACGAGGTAG
- a CDS encoding TIGR03667 family PPOX class F420-dependent oxidoreductase codes for MTLTAELASPLREHVDARLRDDVIAWLTTVRPNGQPDTVPVWYLLRDDDTVVVYSRQSKTKLRNLAANPKVSLALDDTGDGDDVTRLEGTAEYVADYPPAHELPAFVDKYGERITAMFGTPERFAEAFSAAVVITPTRLHAFA; via the coding sequence ATGACCCTGACCGCCGAGCTGGCCTCACCGCTGCGTGAGCACGTCGACGCCCGGCTGCGAGACGACGTCATCGCCTGGCTCACGACGGTGCGTCCCAATGGTCAACCCGACACCGTCCCCGTGTGGTACCTCCTGCGTGACGACGACACCGTCGTCGTGTACAGCCGGCAGTCGAAGACGAAGCTGCGCAACCTCGCCGCCAACCCGAAGGTGAGCCTCGCCCTCGACGACACCGGTGACGGCGACGACGTCACCAGGTTGGAGGGCACCGCGGAGTACGTCGCGGACTACCCGCCGGCACACGAGCTGCCGGCGTTCGTCGACAAGTACGGGGAGCGGATCACCGCGATGTTCGGTACGCCCGAGCGATTCGCCGAGGCATTCTCCGCGGCGGTCGTCATCACCCCCACCCGGTTGCACGCCTTCGCCTGA
- a CDS encoding LysR family transcriptional regulator, with the protein MTPDFRDTRIGGMYNLVQLRTLHSVLSTGSFAATARELGYTAAAVSQQIASLERSMGVVLFERGAHHVRPTRVAELIADRCRTIVTLLSQLEDEVADLAAGTSGRLRLGTFPTASPSVIPRSLTRLQVEAPGAQVLLHEGKPDQLLPLLLNHELDVALAYEYALLPRSWPHELRQVLLFDEKLFLLVPADHAVASAEYAPLSALRDETWIDSREGMPGSMVLARLAADAGFEPRVGFRTMNYEAIHGLVGAGLGLAVVAGLALRQHHNVVALPIRHAGATRRVVALSHRENTNPLLRAMLTALKESTRHLDSSRLPTVDFDAAARRSHAS; encoded by the coding sequence ATGACACCGGACTTCCGCGACACTAGAATCGGCGGAATGTACAACCTCGTCCAGCTGAGGACGCTCCACAGCGTGCTGAGCACCGGCTCGTTCGCGGCCACCGCCAGGGAGCTGGGATACACGGCGGCGGCCGTGTCACAACAGATCGCGAGCCTGGAGCGGTCGATGGGGGTCGTCCTCTTCGAACGAGGTGCGCACCACGTACGGCCGACTCGCGTCGCGGAACTGATCGCCGACCGCTGTCGCACGATCGTCACCCTGCTCTCCCAGCTCGAGGACGAGGTCGCCGACCTGGCGGCGGGCACCAGCGGTCGGCTGCGTCTGGGCACGTTCCCGACGGCGAGCCCGAGCGTGATCCCGCGGTCCCTGACGCGGCTGCAGGTGGAGGCGCCCGGCGCACAGGTGCTGCTGCACGAGGGCAAGCCGGACCAGCTGCTCCCGTTGTTGCTCAATCACGAGCTCGACGTCGCGCTGGCGTACGAGTATGCGTTGTTGCCGCGCAGTTGGCCGCATGAGCTGCGTCAGGTCCTCCTCTTCGACGAGAAGCTGTTCCTGCTCGTACCCGCAGACCATGCCGTCGCGTCGGCCGAGTACGCACCCCTGTCAGCGCTGCGCGACGAGACCTGGATCGACAGCCGTGAGGGCATGCCTGGATCGATGGTCCTCGCGCGGCTCGCCGCCGACGCCGGCTTCGAGCCCAGGGTCGGGTTCAGGACGATGAACTACGAGGCCATCCACGGTCTCGTCGGAGCGGGACTCGGCCTTGCCGTGGTCGCCGGGCTCGCCCTTCGCCAGCACCACAACGTCGTCGCCCTCCCGATCAGGCACGCCGGTGCGACCCGCCGCGTCGTCGCGCTCAGCCACCGGGAGAACACCAACCCGCTGCTGCGGGCGATGCTCACCGCACTGAAGGAGAGCACGCGGCACCTCGACTCGTCGCGCCTCCCCACCGTCGACTTCGACGCAGCCGCGCGGCGGTCACACGCCTCGTAG
- a CDS encoding ABC transporter permease subunit, giving the protein MTPPEQREKPPQAATVKRRRGRAVPLTEGRTAQMLLRIGLLAALLAAAQLLIPALGIRSYVLPTPGTVLRALAADYVSPQFWEHIGTTMSEIMLGWIAGCITGLVLGVLISEFRLIEVTLTPYIVALNAVPKVALAPVLVVVFGYGIVSKVVITAIMAFFPLLINVGVGLRSADPLQLEMMRGLRASRWQTLRWVKFPGAMPAIFAGIEVAVVLGVVGAIVGEFTGAESGLGYVIQQRSFSMGPRLGTRTNRAWRGRSAGRARARTDRLAGRRLCVRGRGAGTGVRARPHQGEAAQERLLADLPHRGRLHRAARRGVVVRRRGRPTDRRRELRRSAGRDRRADAERVRRQRRRRRLLSSRRRAGRRSPHEPAPARRGATRRVTAARLRRSRRWGGATSRGAACSPSVR; this is encoded by the coding sequence ATGACTCCGCCGGAACAGCGTGAGAAGCCGCCGCAGGCGGCCACGGTGAAACGTCGCAGGGGACGTGCCGTCCCGCTGACCGAGGGGCGGACGGCGCAGATGCTGCTGCGCATCGGGCTCCTGGCGGCGCTGCTCGCCGCCGCGCAGCTCCTGATCCCCGCGTTAGGGATCCGGTCGTACGTCCTCCCGACCCCGGGCACCGTCCTGCGCGCGCTCGCCGCCGACTACGTCTCGCCGCAGTTCTGGGAGCACATCGGCACCACGATGAGCGAGATCATGCTCGGCTGGATCGCCGGGTGCATCACCGGTCTCGTGCTCGGCGTCCTCATCTCGGAGTTCCGGCTGATCGAGGTGACGCTGACGCCGTACATCGTCGCGCTCAACGCGGTGCCGAAGGTCGCCCTCGCGCCCGTGCTCGTCGTGGTGTTCGGTTACGGGATCGTGTCGAAGGTCGTGATCACCGCGATCATGGCGTTCTTCCCGTTGCTCATCAACGTGGGTGTGGGCCTGCGCAGCGCCGACCCGCTGCAGCTGGAGATGATGCGCGGCCTGCGTGCATCGAGGTGGCAGACGCTGCGCTGGGTGAAGTTCCCCGGCGCGATGCCGGCGATCTTCGCCGGCATCGAGGTCGCGGTGGTGCTCGGCGTCGTCGGCGCGATCGTCGGCGAGTTCACCGGCGCGGAGAGCGGCCTCGGGTACGTGATCCAGCAGAGGTCCTTCTCGATGGGGCCTCGCCTGGGCACACGAACGAATCGCGCGTGGCGCGGCCGATCGGCCGGACGCGCTCGAGCCCGTACGGATCGTCTGGCGGGTCGACGTCTGTGTGTCCGGGGACGGGGTGCGGGCACGGGAGTTCGCGCGCGCCCGCACCAGGGAGAAGCTGCACAGGAACGCCTACTCGCGGACCTTCCTCACCGCGGTCGACTGCACCGAGCTGCTCGGCGCGGCGTCGTGGTCAGACGCCGAGGTCGACCGACTGATCGACGCCGTGAGCTTCGCCGGTCGGCCGGACGAGATCGCCGAGCGGATGCGGAACGCGTGCGCCGGCAGCGGCGCCGACGTCGTCTGCTGTCGTCTCGACGCCGCGCCGGGCGACGATCTCCGCACGAGCCTGCGCCTGCTCGACGAGGCGCTACGAGGCGTGTGACCGCCGCGCGGCTGCGTCGAAGTCGACGGTGGGGAGGCGCGACGAGTCGAGGTGCCGCGTGCTCTCCTTCAGTGCGGTGA
- a CDS encoding ATP-binding cassette domain-containing protein, with protein MSIRAGEFLSLIGPSGCGKSTLLRIIAGLIPPSIGSVTVDGVPVEEPRDDVGIVYQAPVLLPWRTVLDNVLLPLQVARIRVRQEHVDRAKELLTVAGLDGFFDRRPSELSGGMQQRVAICRALIREPRVLLMDEPFGALDAITREQMGAELLRIWQEVGTTVVFITHSIQEAVFLSDRVAVMTARPGRLALLVDIDLPRPRDAETYELPVFAEWSAQLRQAIGRVDDSAGTA; from the coding sequence ATGTCCATCAGAGCCGGGGAGTTCCTCTCGCTCATCGGGCCGAGCGGTTGCGGCAAGAGCACGCTGCTGCGGATCATCGCCGGTCTCATCCCGCCGTCGATCGGATCGGTCACGGTCGACGGCGTACCGGTCGAGGAGCCACGTGACGACGTCGGCATCGTCTACCAGGCACCCGTACTGCTGCCGTGGCGTACGGTGCTCGACAACGTCCTGCTCCCGCTCCAGGTCGCCAGGATCCGCGTGCGGCAGGAGCATGTCGACAGGGCGAAGGAGCTGCTGACGGTCGCCGGCCTCGACGGCTTCTTCGACCGCCGGCCGAGCGAGCTCTCGGGTGGCATGCAGCAACGCGTGGCCATCTGCCGTGCACTGATCCGCGAGCCGCGCGTCCTCCTCATGGATGAGCCGTTCGGCGCGCTCGACGCGATCACGCGGGAGCAGATGGGAGCCGAGCTCCTGCGCATCTGGCAGGAGGTCGGCACCACGGTCGTCTTCATCACGCACAGCATCCAGGAGGCGGTCTTCCTGAGCGACCGCGTCGCCGTCATGACCGCCCGCCCCGGCCGGCTCGCGCTGCTCGTCGACATCGACCTGCCGAGGCCACGGGACGCCGAGACGTACGAGCTGCCGGTCTTCGCCGAGTGGTCCGCCCAGCTGCGACAGGCCATCGGGAGGGTTGATGACTCCGCCGGAACAGCGTGA
- a CDS encoding PhnD/SsuA/transferrin family substrate-binding protein — protein sequence MTTIHRAAIPVVGHRPSCMISLMFSRRRFAMLGVALAVAGTALVGCSDSDSTSAPVRFMVANRVINLGHTQLAVAAENGYYGKSEVKYLTSDGTAATVQSIASGTADMGQADTLALAAAAAKGVKSVTAVCSYVAANIYQLLVSDSSDIRSVKDLKGKRIGMTSLGTGTYYNAVLALKSVGLTEKDVKFVTIGSPQAQLDALKKGQLDALSAIDVSIGTFQNLGAKLRTLDFDGATKWQWNVVVAKNDFLKKRPDAVAAVCKGIQSAELFVTKNPAAALASFKDWGGDVGTLSESQNINIIKSRSVTGFVTHPEGDDKWGWLPVDEMDGLAKSYQQLGLYDKPVVVSSIYTNELLDKVQPDKAKVDTDLEEARERK from the coding sequence ATGACAACGATCCACCGTGCTGCTATCCCTGTCGTTGGGCATCGACCGTCGTGCATGATCTCCCTCATGTTCAGCAGAAGGCGATTCGCGATGCTTGGCGTCGCACTCGCGGTAGCGGGGACCGCGCTCGTGGGCTGTTCCGACAGCGACTCGACCAGCGCGCCGGTGCGCTTCATGGTGGCGAACCGCGTCATCAACCTCGGCCACACCCAGCTCGCGGTGGCGGCCGAGAACGGGTACTACGGCAAGTCCGAGGTCAAGTACCTGACGTCCGACGGCACGGCGGCGACGGTGCAGAGCATCGCGTCCGGCACCGCGGACATGGGTCAGGCCGACACGCTGGCGCTGGCGGCCGCCGCGGCCAAGGGCGTGAAGAGCGTCACCGCCGTGTGCAGCTACGTGGCGGCGAACATCTACCAGCTGCTCGTCTCCGACTCGTCCGACATCCGCTCGGTCAAGGACCTCAAGGGCAAGCGGATCGGGATGACGAGCCTCGGCACCGGCACGTACTACAACGCGGTCCTTGCGCTCAAGAGCGTCGGGCTCACGGAGAAGGACGTCAAGTTCGTGACGATCGGCTCACCGCAGGCGCAGCTCGACGCCCTGAAGAAGGGGCAACTCGACGCCCTGAGCGCGATCGACGTCAGCATCGGGACGTTCCAGAACCTCGGTGCGAAGCTGCGCACCCTCGACTTCGACGGGGCGACGAAGTGGCAGTGGAACGTCGTCGTCGCCAAGAACGACTTCCTGAAGAAGCGCCCCGACGCGGTGGCCGCCGTGTGCAAGGGGATCCAGTCGGCCGAGCTCTTCGTTACCAAGAACCCGGCGGCGGCCCTGGCGTCCTTCAAGGACTGGGGCGGAGACGTCGGCACGCTCTCGGAGAGCCAGAACATCAACATCATCAAGTCGCGCTCGGTGACGGGTTTCGTCACCCACCCCGAGGGCGACGACAAGTGGGGATGGCTGCCGGTCGACGAGATGGACGGCCTGGCGAAGAGCTACCAGCAGCTCGGCCTCTACGACAAACCGGTCGTGGTCTCCTCGATATACACGAACGAGCTACTCGACAAGGTCCAGCCGGACAAGGCGAAGGTCGACACGGACCTCGAGGAGGCGCGTGAACGGAAGTGA
- a CDS encoding fumarylacetoacetate hydrolase, giving the protein MRLIGYRQGETVMVARLVDGEGAQPIAPAETFWSDPIRWGEDAGSGEPVALADVEVVPPVRPSARVICIGLNYTEHAAEGSWAPPEYPTVFARWTASLSTDGVPVVVPPGEQGLDWEAELVAVVGRHLYQVDEGDADGAIYGYAPFNDLTARRSQKLTTQWTLGKNADGSGPLGAIVTCAELGSIDGGLRIESRVNGEVVQSDSTAAMIFSIPRLLSFLSQGMTLHPGDLIATGTPSGVGYVRNPPRLLAPGDVVTVEIERVGSVSTPVVASARVAAG; this is encoded by the coding sequence GTGCGACTGATCGGATACCGGCAGGGCGAGACCGTGATGGTGGCGCGGCTCGTCGACGGCGAGGGCGCGCAGCCGATCGCGCCCGCCGAGACGTTCTGGAGCGACCCGATCCGCTGGGGTGAGGACGCCGGCAGCGGCGAGCCGGTCGCGCTCGCCGACGTCGAGGTCGTGCCGCCGGTACGCCCGTCGGCACGGGTGATCTGCATCGGACTCAACTACACCGAGCATGCGGCAGAGGGAAGCTGGGCGCCGCCCGAGTACCCGACGGTCTTCGCCCGCTGGACCGCGTCGCTCTCGACGGACGGCGTCCCTGTGGTGGTCCCGCCCGGCGAGCAGGGCCTCGACTGGGAGGCCGAGCTCGTCGCGGTCGTCGGCCGCCACCTCTACCAGGTCGACGAGGGGGACGCCGACGGGGCGATCTACGGCTACGCCCCGTTCAACGACCTCACGGCGCGCCGCTCGCAGAAGCTCACGACGCAGTGGACACTCGGCAAGAACGCCGACGGCTCGGGTCCGCTCGGCGCGATCGTCACGTGCGCAGAACTCGGTTCGATCGACGGAGGCCTGCGGATCGAGTCGCGGGTCAACGGCGAGGTCGTCCAGTCGGACTCGACCGCCGCGATGATCTTCTCGATTCCTCGTCTCCTGTCGTTCCTCAGCCAGGGGATGACCCTGCACCCGGGCGATCTGATCGCCACGGGAACGCCCTCCGGTGTGGGTTACGTGCGAAACCCGCCACGCCTGCTCGCGCCGGGGGACGTGGTCACGGTCGAGATCGAGCGTGTCGGCTCGGTCTCGACCCCGGTCGTCGCCTCGGCCCGCGTCGCGGCGGGCTAG
- a CDS encoding TIM barrel protein translates to MSETAKFAVSDGTTYHSPFVDELRSYPAAGVEGIGLWEFKLEGDRDAERAAQLADAGLTATFCFPLTPGIFTGNAHFAHPKDPDARLAILLESVRRFAVYEPQAVCLLAGAPQNDDDAESRRRVVAAFKEVSAVASDVGVQLAVEVISPGAAGSLVQSIPQAVDLITDVGADNIGVLLDNWHIADEPLENIATYIDAIVGIQVCDKAPDSAGRFDRALPGEGIFDVEGVIRTAHRAGYRGWYELEIFSDDGTFGEPVPDSMWQRPAAEVLDAGRVAFESVFARATAD, encoded by the coding sequence ATGAGCGAGACCGCCAAGTTCGCCGTGAGCGACGGCACCACCTATCACTCCCCGTTCGTCGACGAGCTGAGGAGCTACCCGGCGGCGGGCGTCGAGGGCATCGGTCTCTGGGAGTTCAAACTCGAGGGCGACCGCGACGCCGAACGGGCCGCGCAGCTCGCGGACGCGGGCCTCACGGCGACGTTCTGCTTTCCGCTGACGCCCGGCATCTTCACCGGGAACGCCCACTTCGCGCATCCGAAGGACCCGGACGCCCGGCTCGCCATCCTGCTCGAGTCGGTCAGGCGGTTCGCGGTCTACGAGCCGCAGGCCGTCTGCCTCCTCGCCGGTGCTCCGCAGAACGACGACGACGCGGAGTCGCGGCGGCGTGTCGTGGCGGCGTTCAAGGAGGTGAGTGCGGTGGCGTCGGACGTCGGTGTGCAGCTGGCCGTCGAGGTGATCAGCCCAGGTGCGGCCGGCAGCCTGGTGCAGAGCATTCCGCAGGCCGTCGACCTGATCACCGACGTCGGCGCCGACAACATCGGCGTGCTGCTCGACAACTGGCACATCGCGGACGAGCCGCTCGAGAACATCGCGACCTACATCGACGCCATCGTCGGCATCCAGGTCTGCGACAAGGCGCCCGACTCCGCGGGCCGTTTCGACCGGGCCCTGCCCGGCGAGGGGATCTTCGACGTCGAAGGCGTCATCCGTACCGCGCATCGGGCGGGCTACCGCGGGTGGTACGAGCTCGAGATCTTCTCCGACGACGGCACGTTCGGCGAACCCGTACCCGACTCGATGTGGCAGCGACCGGCCGCCGAGGTGCTCGACGCCGGTCGTGTCGCCTTCGAGTCGGTGTTCGCGCGCGCGACCGCCGACTGA
- a CDS encoding alcohol dehydrogenase catalytic domain-containing protein, translating to MRAVRLYGEGDVRIDEVPEPTEPGPDEAIVAPLWSGLCGTDVKEFTGHGGSIARKPHPLTGAGLPLILGHEFSARVVALGPRVEGVAVGDEVAVMPLIHCGRCLACRQGEHQRCAMKAWTGLSDRWGGFGERVLVRSYQLTPLAGISAVAGAVIEPAAVAVNAAARAGIGPGDTVFVAGAGAIGVLTMMAAKAAGASAVHVFELNPERAAFVGSLGGDVVPTKDDIPGYLRDRTDGLGVHVAMDCAGKPAALEACVASVRPGGTIGVPSVHPGATPFDVRRMTRDDLTLVGTVGYSRTLWEKTVLMVRAGVLPIEKAVTSKIPLDEIVTRGFEVLAKPSDETKILVQVNE from the coding sequence ATGAGGGCCGTCCGGCTGTACGGCGAAGGGGACGTCCGGATCGACGAGGTGCCGGAACCGACTGAGCCGGGACCTGACGAGGCGATCGTGGCGCCACTGTGGAGCGGCCTGTGCGGGACGGACGTGAAGGAGTTCACGGGGCACGGCGGCAGCATCGCCCGGAAGCCACATCCACTCACCGGCGCCGGCCTCCCGCTCATCCTCGGCCACGAGTTCTCCGCGCGGGTCGTTGCGCTCGGGCCGCGAGTCGAGGGTGTCGCGGTCGGGGACGAGGTCGCCGTCATGCCGCTCATCCACTGCGGGCGCTGCCTGGCGTGTCGCCAGGGCGAGCACCAGCGGTGTGCGATGAAGGCGTGGACCGGCCTCAGCGACCGCTGGGGAGGGTTCGGCGAGCGCGTCCTCGTGCGGTCGTACCAGCTCACGCCTCTCGCCGGGATCTCCGCTGTCGCCGGCGCGGTCATCGAACCTGCCGCCGTCGCCGTGAACGCGGCGGCGCGGGCGGGCATCGGGCCGGGTGACACGGTGTTCGTCGCCGGCGCGGGCGCGATCGGCGTCCTCACGATGATGGCGGCGAAGGCAGCGGGCGCCTCGGCGGTGCACGTCTTCGAGCTCAACCCGGAGCGGGCCGCGTTCGTCGGCTCGCTCGGCGGAGACGTCGTCCCCACGAAGGACGACATCCCGGGGTACCTCCGCGACCGCACCGACGGACTCGGGGTGCACGTCGCCATGGACTGCGCGGGCAAGCCGGCGGCGCTCGAGGCGTGTGTCGCGTCCGTACGGCCCGGCGGGACGATCGGCGTGCCGTCGGTGCATCCGGGCGCCACGCCGTTCGACGTGCGCCGGATGACCCGCGACGACCTCACGCTCGTCGGCACCGTCGGCTACTCGCGGACGCTCTGGGAGAAGACCGTGCTCATGGTGCGCGCAGGAGTGCTGCCGATCGAGAAGGCGGTCACCTCGAAGATCCCCCTCGACGAGATCGTCACGAGGGGCTTCGAGGTGCTCGCGAAGCCCAGCGACGAGACCAAGATCCTCGTCCAGGTCAACGAGTAG
- a CDS encoding FCD domain-containing protein yields the protein MPQNTSGRPKVVTLAGRAEQVLREMIFAGELAPGVRVSADDAAEKLGMSPIPVREALRSLASRGLVDAIPQRGFRVRPADRDDFAETYQLRTLLDPFATRLAVPRMDATAIAAMDQALAALEHTMLTDDVASYDRDHHAFHFSIYDHGGSRWLLHVQGILWENSQRYQRLSAGIRGSAEQRVAEHRAIADACRVGDADAAATLVYEHLDRTRVVVFAALDAEQEAAPGLTAEEGR from the coding sequence ATGCCGCAGAACACCTCGGGCCGACCGAAGGTCGTCACGCTCGCAGGCCGTGCCGAGCAGGTTCTCCGGGAGATGATCTTCGCCGGCGAGCTCGCCCCCGGGGTGCGGGTGTCGGCCGACGATGCCGCCGAGAAGCTCGGGATGAGCCCCATCCCCGTACGCGAGGCCCTGCGCAGTCTCGCCTCCCGCGGTCTGGTCGACGCGATCCCCCAGCGCGGATTCCGCGTCCGGCCCGCCGACCGCGACGACTTCGCCGAGACGTACCAGCTGCGCACGCTCCTCGACCCGTTCGCCACTCGGCTCGCGGTGCCGCGCATGGACGCCACCGCGATCGCGGCCATGGACCAGGCGCTCGCGGCTCTCGAGCACACGATGCTGACGGACGACGTCGCGTCGTACGACCGCGACCACCACGCCTTCCACTTCTCGATCTACGACCACGGCGGCTCCCGATGGCTGCTGCACGTCCAGGGGATCCTCTGGGAGAACAGCCAGCGCTACCAGCGGCTCTCGGCGGGCATCCGCGGATCGGCGGAGCAGCGGGTCGCCGAGCACCGGGCGATCGCCGACGCGTGCCGGGTCGGCGACGCCGACGCCGCCGCCACGCTGGTCTACGAGCACCTCGACCGCACCCGGGTGGTCGTCTTCGCCGCGCTCGACGCCGAGCAGGAGGCCGCGCCCGGGCTGACAGCCGAGGAGGGTCGATGA
- a CDS encoding zinc-binding dehydrogenase, whose translation MTQRTSRSVWFTGPRTIELREAQVRPPGDDEVLVHATRSLISAGTEMLVYRGDTTPGDRMPPTSEGQFPFPTKYGYQTVGRVLEAGPASGYSAGDRVFARHPHQDLFTIQALSTLVTRVPDGLDDDAATFLNLTRVALTGVLDVPVKVGEVAVVFGQGIVGLLCARIAGLNAGTTIVVDPYEKRRKLALAYGADAAVEPQDVGDVVAELSHGRGADVVYEASGAPPALQAAIEIAADHGEIVAISLYGKQDVPLRLAPEFHFRRLRITSSQATDQNRWDWVRRTEASFDLLQRLGVAEMVDRTVPFHDAARAYDLVDHDPANVLGVVLDYDA comes from the coding sequence ATGACGCAGCGGACGAGCCGCTCCGTGTGGTTCACGGGGCCACGGACGATCGAGCTGCGGGAGGCCCAGGTCCGTCCTCCCGGCGACGACGAGGTCCTCGTCCACGCGACGAGGTCGCTCATCAGCGCCGGCACCGAGATGCTCGTCTACCGGGGCGACACGACGCCCGGCGACCGGATGCCCCCGACGTCGGAGGGGCAGTTCCCGTTCCCGACCAAGTACGGCTACCAGACCGTGGGCCGCGTGCTCGAGGCCGGCCCCGCGTCCGGCTACTCGGCCGGCGACCGCGTGTTCGCCCGGCACCCGCACCAGGATCTCTTCACCATCCAGGCGCTTTCGACACTCGTGACCCGCGTACCCGACGGTCTCGACGACGACGCCGCCACGTTCCTCAACCTCACCCGCGTCGCCCTCACCGGCGTGCTCGACGTGCCCGTCAAGGTCGGCGAGGTCGCCGTCGTGTTCGGCCAGGGGATCGTCGGCCTGCTGTGCGCGCGCATCGCCGGGCTCAACGCGGGCACGACGATCGTCGTCGACCCGTACGAGAAGCGCCGCAAGCTCGCGCTCGCCTACGGGGCGGACGCGGCGGTCGAGCCGCAGGACGTCGGGGACGTCGTCGCCGAGCTCTCCCACGGGCGCGGCGCCGACGTCGTCTACGAGGCGAGCGGCGCGCCACCCGCCCTGCAGGCCGCGATCGAGATCGCCGCCGACCACGGGGAGATCGTCGCGATCTCGCTCTACGGCAAGCAGGACGTACCGCTCCGGCTCGCCCCCGAGTTCCACTTCCGCCGGCTGCGGATCACGAGCTCGCAGGCGACGGACCAGAACCGTTGGGACTGGGTGCGCCGGACGGAGGCGTCGTTCGACCTGCTCCAGCGACTCGGGGTTGCCGAGATGGTCGATCGGACGGTGCCGTTCCACGACGCCGCGCGGGCGTACGACCTCGTCGACCATGACCCCGCGAACGTGCTCGGTGTGGTGCTCGACTACGACGCCTGA
- a CDS encoding SDR family oxidoreductase, whose amino-acid sequence MVALDHDEGPLRSRRPEGDTNRMNGRLDGKVAVVTGSGGDIARAIALRFAAEGAAVVGTDIDDGLADGTAAAVRAAGGRMESLHPLDLADEDNAERLAAFAQQAYGRIDVVCNNAKAARSGSGETTSPDDWRFTIDRNLTMPWLVTRACIPALRRSRGSVLFIASVSGASLGTGYPGNVSNLTAYATAKAGVLRLAVALANEVGPDGIRVNTLSPGVTATRSTLRTYGTPGTARHDLVSRVALLPQKVGRPEDIANAALFLASDEASWITGSDLRVDGGWHASGGAGPATAEDIATISAPS is encoded by the coding sequence ATGGTCGCCCTCGACCACGACGAGGGCCCACTCCGCTCCAGACGACCCGAGGGAGACACGAATCGAATGAACGGCCGCCTCGACGGCAAGGTCGCCGTCGTCACAGGCAGCGGCGGTGACATCGCGCGCGCGATCGCCCTGCGCTTCGCCGCGGAGGGCGCCGCGGTCGTCGGCACCGACATCGACGACGGGCTCGCCGACGGGACCGCGGCCGCGGTTCGCGCCGCGGGAGGGCGGATGGAGTCCTTGCATCCGCTCGATCTCGCCGACGAGGACAACGCCGAGCGGCTCGCCGCCTTCGCCCAGCAGGCCTACGGACGGATCGACGTCGTCTGCAACAACGCGAAGGCCGCCCGTTCGGGCTCCGGCGAGACCACGTCGCCCGACGACTGGCGGTTCACGATCGACCGCAACCTCACGATGCCCTGGCTCGTCACGCGCGCGTGCATCCCCGCCCTGCGCCGGTCGCGGGGATCGGTGCTGTTCATCGCCTCCGTCTCTGGCGCGAGCCTGGGGACGGGGTACCCGGGCAACGTCTCCAACCTCACCGCCTACGCGACGGCGAAGGCGGGAGTGCTCCGCCTCGCGGTCGCGCTCGCGAACGAGGTCGGCCCCGACGGCATCCGGGTCAACACGCTCTCGCCGGGCGTCACCGCGACCCGGTCGACGCTTCGCACCTACGGCACCCCGGGCACGGCCCGCCACGACCTGGTCAGCCGAGTGGCGCTGCTCCCCCAGAAGGTCGGACGGCCGGAGGACATCGCGAACGCCGCGCTGTTCCTCGCGTCCGACGAGGCGTCGTGGATCACCGGATCCGACCTGCGCGTCGACGGCGGGTGGCACGCGTCCGGCGGCGCGGGACCGGCGACGGCCGAGGACATCGCCACCATCAGCGCTCCGTCCTGA